From a region of the Osmia lignaria lignaria isolate PbOS001 chromosome 1, iyOsmLign1, whole genome shotgun sequence genome:
- the MCPH1 gene encoding microcephalin isoform X3, producing MPAGNSTTSMEITDVCGGFILYDKPQSSVKCLAKDASKYCLRNSASDKCASGSLEQTLLQTNPNDEKLLYETSNKFIKATTVNKDIEQNTDMQWNNPSIETNSANTLQTSLNVNTSIDMVNKSMDKCTQKHEKKTCKNFKSRYKEGIRVAGLEEAQESINTVCTSLQMNTSLNTLSTSQENDCRNITSELNNEKHKEKKKINSITVSNWNRLVVDQIYSNEQSYIEATPYPMYCSVMLKSQLKQNAIACSLQSNNQFNGSELKYSTDIHVEAKSRFPEQDTPGVSINVCGQNQEQTIILNHSCCERSNMKSQTSVPIEEVVNENKSKEDINIKKIDKKRSKKKLMPLHECSQVSFSPMEKQYSPPRCLIFKKQVKRKNKCNKMNTSNVQRNEREEKKNDNEKKSQGKKTKKVVSKKIVIKKIVNEDILRNLEENRENLNKTRVDVHGSNGNSSNDFQSLKRPSTTQFTRKKGRRINIVTTGLSNEDKGIVKSVVKTLGLAKLESNVTKRTTHVVTTGVRTINLLHGIIRGCWLVGLEWVLKSLENNAWLSPEEYEMAHFSKAVLENRKDRQLFGSSYVPELFTACGYIYIEKNTTPPYSVLKDLIKAAGGCITENLDIAKVVIGTEGIKETWVLDCITSGELQPYNQYRR from the exons ATGCCTGCAGGAAATAGTACGACATCTATGGAAATAACAGATGTTTGCGGAGGATTTATATTATACGATAAACCACAGTCGTCTGTAAAATGTTTAGCAAAAGATGCGTCTAAATATTGCTTACGAAACAGCGCATCAGACAAGTGTGCTTCAGGTTCTCTAGAACAAACATTGTTGCAAACAAATccaaatgatgaaaaattattatacgaaACATCCAACAAGTTCATAAAAGCTACTACAGTTAATAAAGATATCGAACAAAACACCGATATGCAATGGAACAACCCAAGTATAGAAACAAATAGTGCAAATACACTCCAAACTTCTTTAAATGTAAACACTTCCATTGACATGGTAAATAAAAGCATGGATAAATGCACACAGAAACACGAGAAAAAAACATGTAAGAATTTTAAAAGTAGATATAAAGAAGGTATACGTGTAGCAGGTTTAGAAGAAGCTCAGGAAAGTATAAATACCGTCTGTACTTCGTTACAAATGAATACATCGTTAAATACTTTAAGTACGTCTCAAGAAAACGATTGTAGAAATATAACATCGGAATTGAACAATGAGAAGcataaagaaaagaagaaaattaatagcATAACTGTTAGTAATTGGAATAGACTAGTTGTTGATCAAATTTATAGCAATGAGCAAAGCTACATAGAAGCCACCCCATATCCTATGTACTGTTCTGTTATGTTAAAATCACAATTAAAACAAAATGCTATAGCATGTTCACTCCAAAGCAACAATCAGTTTAATGGAAGTGAATTAAAATACTCTACTGATATACATGTTGAAGCTAAATCACGTTTCCC GGAACAAGACACGCCGGGAGTATCTATAAATGTGTGTGGTCAAAATCAAGAGCAAACAATTATTTTGAACCATTCGTGTTGTGAGAGATCTAATATGAAATCACAAACATCTGTACCTATAGAAGAAGtagttaatgaaaataaatcgaaagaagatataaatattaagaaaattgataaaaaaagatcTAAAAAAAAGCTGATGCCTCTTCATGAATGTTCGCAAGTATCATTTTCTCCTATGGAAAAACAATATTCACCTCCTAGGtgcttaatatttaaaaaacaagttaaaagaaagaataaatgtaataaaatgaaTACTAGTAACGTTCAACGcaatgaaagagaagaaaaaaaaaatgataacgaaaaaaaaagtcaagggaaaaaaacaaagaaagttGTCAGTAAAAAGATTGTTATTAAGAAAATCGTTAATGAAGACATTTTAAGGAACTTGGaggaaaatagagaaaatttgaataaaacgcGAGTAGATGTGCATGGTTCGAATGGAAACTCGTCAAATGATTTTCAATCCTTGAAAAGACCATCTACTACACAATTTACAAGAAAAAAAGGACGTAGAATAAATATTGTTACAACTGGTTTATCTAATGA AGATAAAGGTATAGTTAAAAGCGTTGTTAAAACTCTTGGTCTTGCAAAACTTGAATCAAATGTTACGAAACGTACAACACATGTTGTAACCACGGGTGTCCGTACAATAAACTTATTGCATGGAATTATACGAGGCTGCTGGCTTGTCGGCCTTGAATGGGTTTTAAAATCTTTAGAAAACAATGCGTGGTTAAGTCCAGAAGAATATGAAATGGCGCACTTTTCAAAGGCGGTGCTG GAGAATCGCAAAGATAGGCAGTTGTTTGGATCATCTTATGTTCCAGAATTGTTTACTGCTTGTGGATATATATACATTGAAAAGAATACAACACCTCCTTATAGCGTGTTGAAAGATCTCATAAAAGCTGCAGGTGGTTGTATTACTGAAAATCTAGATATAGCAAAAGTTGTTATTGGTACAGAAGGTATAAAAGAAACCTGGGTTTTAGATTGTATCACGTCAGGTGAATTACAACCATATAATCAGTATCGACGATGA
- the MCPH1 gene encoding microcephalin isoform X1: MNVNKDKKIKVNFDESVKHRRSSLKVNLSCGSNLTDSGNESLKQTDIEYHDGTWLGNNKPGCSNAKQTSVNHRPISYDIPSKTANVSLEKISHNDAILNRHCEKLKYAILTKTNQMFDKQNQLSLKTCTVLNAKDDRSSTALNNNVTCITEKNVNEVESKNTGTNLHQSINSTPKDKYRPKSMKNQRKQNRLKKRLLFLAKEPSNDKSFISSQNQSLSASNTLVREDTSMATPIACSTMIDGNNKISVTDDEIHFQARNSLSLVSNMPAGNSTTSMEITDVCGGFILYDKPQSSVKCLAKDASKYCLRNSASDKCASGSLEQTLLQTNPNDEKLLYETSNKFIKATTVNKDIEQNTDMQWNNPSIETNSANTLQTSLNVNTSIDMVNKSMDKCTQKHEKKTCKNFKSRYKEGIRVAGLEEAQESINTVCTSLQMNTSLNTLSTSQENDCRNITSELNNEKHKEKKKINSITVSNWNRLVVDQIYSNEQSYIEATPYPMYCSVMLKSQLKQNAIACSLQSNNQFNGSELKYSTDIHVEAKSRFPEQDTPGVSINVCGQNQEQTIILNHSCCERSNMKSQTSVPIEEVVNENKSKEDINIKKIDKKRSKKKLMPLHECSQVSFSPMEKQYSPPRCLIFKKQVKRKNKCNKMNTSNVQRNEREEKKNDNEKKSQGKKTKKVVSKKIVIKKIVNEDILRNLEENRENLNKTRVDVHGSNGNSSNDFQSLKRPSTTQFTRKKGRRINIVTTGLSNEDKGIVKSVVKTLGLAKLESNVTKRTTHVVTTGVRTINLLHGIIRGCWLVGLEWVLKSLENNAWLSPEEYEMAHFSKAVLENRKDRQLFGSSYVPELFTACGYIYIEKNTTPPYSVLKDLIKAAGGCITENLDIAKVVIGTEGIKETWVLDCITSGELQPYNQYRR; encoded by the exons ATGAATGTAAATAAAGACAAGAAGATTAAAGTAAATTTTGATGAGAGCGTAAAGCATCGACGTAGTTCACTAAAAGTAAATTTAAGTTGTGGTTCAAACTTGACAGATTCTGGTAATGAATCGCTCAAACAAACAGATATCGAGTATCATGATGGTACGTGGTTAGGAAATAATAAACCTGGATGCTCCAATGCCAAGCAAACATCTGTCAATCATAGACCTATATCTTATGATATTCCTTCAAAAACTGCAAATGTAAGTTTAGAAAAAATAAGTCACAATGATGCAATTTTGAATAGACattgtgaaaaattaaaatatgctATATTAACCAAAACTAATCAAATGTTTGATAAACAAAACCAACTATCCCTTAAGACTTGTACAGTTTTAAATGCTAAAGACGATCGATCAAGTACAGCTCTAAATAACAATGTTACTTGTATAACTGAGAAAAATGTTAATGAAGTTGAATCAAAGAACACAGGAACCAACTTGCATCAAAGTATTAATAGTACACCAAAGGATAAATATAGACCCAAAAGTATGAAAAACCaaagaaaacaaaatagatTAAAAAAGAGACTTTTATTTCTTGCGAAGGAACCATCGAATGATAAAAGTTTTATTAGTTCTCAAAATCAATCTCTTTCCGCTTCAAATACTTTGGTACGCGAGGATACATCTATGGCAACACCAATTGCATGCTCTACAATGATAgatggaaataataaaatatctgtTACAGACGATGAAATACACTTTCAAGCTAGAAATAGTTTATCTTTGGTTTCAAACATGCCTGCAGGAAATAGTACGACATCTATGGAAATAACAGATGTTTGCGGAGGATTTATATTATACGATAAACCACAGTCGTCTGTAAAATGTTTAGCAAAAGATGCGTCTAAATATTGCTTACGAAACAGCGCATCAGACAAGTGTGCTTCAGGTTCTCTAGAACAAACATTGTTGCAAACAAATccaaatgatgaaaaattattatacgaaACATCCAACAAGTTCATAAAAGCTACTACAGTTAATAAAGATATCGAACAAAACACCGATATGCAATGGAACAACCCAAGTATAGAAACAAATAGTGCAAATACACTCCAAACTTCTTTAAATGTAAACACTTCCATTGACATGGTAAATAAAAGCATGGATAAATGCACACAGAAACACGAGAAAAAAACATGTAAGAATTTTAAAAGTAGATATAAAGAAGGTATACGTGTAGCAGGTTTAGAAGAAGCTCAGGAAAGTATAAATACCGTCTGTACTTCGTTACAAATGAATACATCGTTAAATACTTTAAGTACGTCTCAAGAAAACGATTGTAGAAATATAACATCGGAATTGAACAATGAGAAGcataaagaaaagaagaaaattaatagcATAACTGTTAGTAATTGGAATAGACTAGTTGTTGATCAAATTTATAGCAATGAGCAAAGCTACATAGAAGCCACCCCATATCCTATGTACTGTTCTGTTATGTTAAAATCACAATTAAAACAAAATGCTATAGCATGTTCACTCCAAAGCAACAATCAGTTTAATGGAAGTGAATTAAAATACTCTACTGATATACATGTTGAAGCTAAATCACGTTTCCC GGAACAAGACACGCCGGGAGTATCTATAAATGTGTGTGGTCAAAATCAAGAGCAAACAATTATTTTGAACCATTCGTGTTGTGAGAGATCTAATATGAAATCACAAACATCTGTACCTATAGAAGAAGtagttaatgaaaataaatcgaaagaagatataaatattaagaaaattgataaaaaaagatcTAAAAAAAAGCTGATGCCTCTTCATGAATGTTCGCAAGTATCATTTTCTCCTATGGAAAAACAATATTCACCTCCTAGGtgcttaatatttaaaaaacaagttaaaagaaagaataaatgtaataaaatgaaTACTAGTAACGTTCAACGcaatgaaagagaagaaaaaaaaaatgataacgaaaaaaaaagtcaagggaaaaaaacaaagaaagttGTCAGTAAAAAGATTGTTATTAAGAAAATCGTTAATGAAGACATTTTAAGGAACTTGGaggaaaatagagaaaatttgaataaaacgcGAGTAGATGTGCATGGTTCGAATGGAAACTCGTCAAATGATTTTCAATCCTTGAAAAGACCATCTACTACACAATTTACAAGAAAAAAAGGACGTAGAATAAATATTGTTACAACTGGTTTATCTAATGA AGATAAAGGTATAGTTAAAAGCGTTGTTAAAACTCTTGGTCTTGCAAAACTTGAATCAAATGTTACGAAACGTACAACACATGTTGTAACCACGGGTGTCCGTACAATAAACTTATTGCATGGAATTATACGAGGCTGCTGGCTTGTCGGCCTTGAATGGGTTTTAAAATCTTTAGAAAACAATGCGTGGTTAAGTCCAGAAGAATATGAAATGGCGCACTTTTCAAAGGCGGTGCTG GAGAATCGCAAAGATAGGCAGTTGTTTGGATCATCTTATGTTCCAGAATTGTTTACTGCTTGTGGATATATATACATTGAAAAGAATACAACACCTCCTTATAGCGTGTTGAAAGATCTCATAAAAGCTGCAGGTGGTTGTATTACTGAAAATCTAGATATAGCAAAAGTTGTTATTGGTACAGAAGGTATAAAAGAAACCTGGGTTTTAGATTGTATCACGTCAGGTGAATTACAACCATATAATCAGTATCGACGATGA
- the MCPH1 gene encoding microcephalin isoform X2 → MFDKQNQLSLKTCTVLNAKDDRSSTALNNNVTCITEKNVNEVESKNTGTNLHQSINSTPKDKYRPKSMKNQRKQNRLKKRLLFLAKEPSNDKSFISSQNQSLSASNTLVREDTSMATPIACSTMIDGNNKISVTDDEIHFQARNSLSLVSNMPAGNSTTSMEITDVCGGFILYDKPQSSVKCLAKDASKYCLRNSASDKCASGSLEQTLLQTNPNDEKLLYETSNKFIKATTVNKDIEQNTDMQWNNPSIETNSANTLQTSLNVNTSIDMVNKSMDKCTQKHEKKTCKNFKSRYKEGIRVAGLEEAQESINTVCTSLQMNTSLNTLSTSQENDCRNITSELNNEKHKEKKKINSITVSNWNRLVVDQIYSNEQSYIEATPYPMYCSVMLKSQLKQNAIACSLQSNNQFNGSELKYSTDIHVEAKSRFPEQDTPGVSINVCGQNQEQTIILNHSCCERSNMKSQTSVPIEEVVNENKSKEDINIKKIDKKRSKKKLMPLHECSQVSFSPMEKQYSPPRCLIFKKQVKRKNKCNKMNTSNVQRNEREEKKNDNEKKSQGKKTKKVVSKKIVIKKIVNEDILRNLEENRENLNKTRVDVHGSNGNSSNDFQSLKRPSTTQFTRKKGRRINIVTTGLSNEDKGIVKSVVKTLGLAKLESNVTKRTTHVVTTGVRTINLLHGIIRGCWLVGLEWVLKSLENNAWLSPEEYEMAHFSKAVLENRKDRQLFGSSYVPELFTACGYIYIEKNTTPPYSVLKDLIKAAGGCITENLDIAKVVIGTEGIKETWVLDCITSGELQPYNQYRR, encoded by the exons ATGTTTGATAAACAAAACCAACTATCCCTTAAGACTTGTACAGTTTTAAATGCTAAAGACGATCGATCAAGTACAGCTCTAAATAACAATGTTACTTGTATAACTGAGAAAAATGTTAATGAAGTTGAATCAAAGAACACAGGAACCAACTTGCATCAAAGTATTAATAGTACACCAAAGGATAAATATAGACCCAAAAGTATGAAAAACCaaagaaaacaaaatagatTAAAAAAGAGACTTTTATTTCTTGCGAAGGAACCATCGAATGATAAAAGTTTTATTAGTTCTCAAAATCAATCTCTTTCCGCTTCAAATACTTTGGTACGCGAGGATACATCTATGGCAACACCAATTGCATGCTCTACAATGATAgatggaaataataaaatatctgtTACAGACGATGAAATACACTTTCAAGCTAGAAATAGTTTATCTTTGGTTTCAAACATGCCTGCAGGAAATAGTACGACATCTATGGAAATAACAGATGTTTGCGGAGGATTTATATTATACGATAAACCACAGTCGTCTGTAAAATGTTTAGCAAAAGATGCGTCTAAATATTGCTTACGAAACAGCGCATCAGACAAGTGTGCTTCAGGTTCTCTAGAACAAACATTGTTGCAAACAAATccaaatgatgaaaaattattatacgaaACATCCAACAAGTTCATAAAAGCTACTACAGTTAATAAAGATATCGAACAAAACACCGATATGCAATGGAACAACCCAAGTATAGAAACAAATAGTGCAAATACACTCCAAACTTCTTTAAATGTAAACACTTCCATTGACATGGTAAATAAAAGCATGGATAAATGCACACAGAAACACGAGAAAAAAACATGTAAGAATTTTAAAAGTAGATATAAAGAAGGTATACGTGTAGCAGGTTTAGAAGAAGCTCAGGAAAGTATAAATACCGTCTGTACTTCGTTACAAATGAATACATCGTTAAATACTTTAAGTACGTCTCAAGAAAACGATTGTAGAAATATAACATCGGAATTGAACAATGAGAAGcataaagaaaagaagaaaattaatagcATAACTGTTAGTAATTGGAATAGACTAGTTGTTGATCAAATTTATAGCAATGAGCAAAGCTACATAGAAGCCACCCCATATCCTATGTACTGTTCTGTTATGTTAAAATCACAATTAAAACAAAATGCTATAGCATGTTCACTCCAAAGCAACAATCAGTTTAATGGAAGTGAATTAAAATACTCTACTGATATACATGTTGAAGCTAAATCACGTTTCCC GGAACAAGACACGCCGGGAGTATCTATAAATGTGTGTGGTCAAAATCAAGAGCAAACAATTATTTTGAACCATTCGTGTTGTGAGAGATCTAATATGAAATCACAAACATCTGTACCTATAGAAGAAGtagttaatgaaaataaatcgaaagaagatataaatattaagaaaattgataaaaaaagatcTAAAAAAAAGCTGATGCCTCTTCATGAATGTTCGCAAGTATCATTTTCTCCTATGGAAAAACAATATTCACCTCCTAGGtgcttaatatttaaaaaacaagttaaaagaaagaataaatgtaataaaatgaaTACTAGTAACGTTCAACGcaatgaaagagaagaaaaaaaaaatgataacgaaaaaaaaagtcaagggaaaaaaacaaagaaagttGTCAGTAAAAAGATTGTTATTAAGAAAATCGTTAATGAAGACATTTTAAGGAACTTGGaggaaaatagagaaaatttgaataaaacgcGAGTAGATGTGCATGGTTCGAATGGAAACTCGTCAAATGATTTTCAATCCTTGAAAAGACCATCTACTACACAATTTACAAGAAAAAAAGGACGTAGAATAAATATTGTTACAACTGGTTTATCTAATGA AGATAAAGGTATAGTTAAAAGCGTTGTTAAAACTCTTGGTCTTGCAAAACTTGAATCAAATGTTACGAAACGTACAACACATGTTGTAACCACGGGTGTCCGTACAATAAACTTATTGCATGGAATTATACGAGGCTGCTGGCTTGTCGGCCTTGAATGGGTTTTAAAATCTTTAGAAAACAATGCGTGGTTAAGTCCAGAAGAATATGAAATGGCGCACTTTTCAAAGGCGGTGCTG GAGAATCGCAAAGATAGGCAGTTGTTTGGATCATCTTATGTTCCAGAATTGTTTACTGCTTGTGGATATATATACATTGAAAAGAATACAACACCTCCTTATAGCGTGTTGAAAGATCTCATAAAAGCTGCAGGTGGTTGTATTACTGAAAATCTAGATATAGCAAAAGTTGTTATTGGTACAGAAGGTATAAAAGAAACCTGGGTTTTAGATTGTATCACGTCAGGTGAATTACAACCATATAATCAGTATCGACGATGA